The Manihot esculenta cultivar AM560-2 chromosome 1, M.esculenta_v8, whole genome shotgun sequence genome has a window encoding:
- the LOC110618589 gene encoding UNC93-like protein 1: protein MGFQGDEESSNNNLPTKSIFRYNSPFVQVTLIGFVCFCCPGMFNALSGMGGGGQVDPTAANNANTALYTAFAVFGILGGGIYNILGPRLTLVAGCSTYVLYAGSFLYYNHYKHQAFAIVAGAILGIGAGLLWAGEGAIMTSYPPPHRKGTYISLFWSIFNMGGVIGGLIPFILNYHRSEAASVNDGTYIGFMCFMTVGTLLSFAILPPSKVVRDDGTVCTHIKYSKVSTEAVEIMKLFLNWKMLLMIPASWASNFFYSYQFNNVNAAHFNLRTRGLNNVFYWGAQMLGSVGIGYILDFSFQSRRTRGFVGIAIVGVLGTAIWGGGLANQVNYSYHDLPPKLDFKDSRSDFAGPFVLYFSYGLLDSMFQSLVYWVIGALADDSEILSRYVGFYKGVQSAGAAVAWQIDTHKVPMLSQLIVNWSLTTLSYPLLFVLVMLAVQDDHKSKERSASDLADPDSAKDTDKPV from the exons ATGGGTTTTCAAGGAGATGAAGAATCCAGCAATAATAATTTGCCAACCAAATCCATTTTCAGGTACAACTCACCCTTTGTCCAGGTCACCCTTATAGGTTTTGTGTGCTTCTGCTGCCCAGGAATGTTCAATGCCCTCTCCGGAATGGGTGGAGGCGGCCAGGTCGACCCCACTGCTGCAAACAACGCCAACACCGCACTCTACACCGCCTTTGCCGTCTTCGGCATCCTGGGTGGTGGCATCTACAACATACTTGGTCCCCGTCTCACCCTCGTTGCCGGTTGCAGCACTTATGTCTTATACGCTGGCTCTTTCCTCTACTACAACCACTACAAGCATCAGGCTTTTGCCATCGTCGCCGGTGCCATACTTGGCATCGGTGCGGGCCTACTCTGGGCCGGCGAGGGGGCTATCATGACCTCTTATCCTCCTCCACATCGGAAGGGGACTTATATTTCCCTCTTCTGGAGCATTTTTAATATGGGAGGAGTCATCGGTGGGCTAATTCCATTCATTCTCAATTACCATCGCAGTGAGGCCGCTTCGGTCAACGACGGCACCTATATCGGCTTTATGTGCTTTATGACCGTTGGAACACTGCTTTCCTTTGCTATTTTGCCCCCTAGCAAGGTTGTCCGCGATGATGGCACCGTTTGCACCCATATCAAGTACTCTAAGGTCTCTACGGAAGCCGTTGAGATTATGAAGTTGTTCCTCAACTGGAAGATGCTTCTAATGATCCCTGCTTCTTGGGCCAGCAATTTCTTTTACAGCTACCAGTTCAATAATGTGAACGCAGCACACTTCAATTTGAGAACGAGGGGCTTGAACAATGTCTTCTACTGGGGTGCCCAGATGCTGGGCTCTGTTGGAATTGGATACATTTTGGACTTCAGTTTCCAGAGCAGAAGGACGAGGGGATTTGTTGGGATTGCGATTGTAGGAGTGCTTGGGACTGCAATCTGGGGAGGTGGACTGGCCAACCAGGTCAATTACTCCTACCACGATCTGCCTCCCAAGTTGGATTTTAAGGACTCTCGTTCTGATTTTGCAGGGCCTTTCGTTCTGTATTTCAGTTATGGATTGCTAGATTCCATGTTCCAAAGCTTGGTCTACTGGGTCATTGGAGCTCTGGCTGACGACTCTGAGATTCTTAGCAG ATACGTTGGTTTCTACAAGGGAGTGCAAAGTGCAGGGGCTGCTGTTGCCTGGCAAATTGATACGCACAAAGTTCCAATGCTTTCGCAGTTGATTGTGAATTGGTCTCTCACTACATTGAGTTATCCATTGCTGTTTGTTCTCGTAATGCTTGCAGTTCAGGATGATCACAAGAGTAAAGAGAGAAGCGCCAGTGATTTGGCTGACCCTGATTCAGCAAAAGACACAGACAAGCCAGTTTAA